In Toxoplasma gondii ME49 chromosome V, whole genome shotgun sequence, the DNA window aaaagaaacaagaatTTCGTTGCCTATGATAAAGAATAAGAGAGAGCAACTGCCATTAGCTCGCAGTGTCAAACGCCTGCTGGTCTTGTGTTTCGTTTCATTTCTTTCCTCGagctctgcctcttctctctgtattACTTCCTAATGCGATCCTGCATCTTGTCAAGATCCTTGTTTTTGCACTTTGTCCTTCTGGGGTCTCCCTTCCTCGGTTCCTGTTTTCCACCttgttgtttcttctccctttgccTCTTCATTATATTTTGTTTTCCATTCTTTTTTCGGACTTTTAGACTCCAACTCCTCTGCATTTCCCCTTGTGAGGCTTGCCTGCAttttcctccgtttttcctttgGGCCTTCCTACGCCCGGCAGGGACCTTCCTTGGCGGAGGCCAGCCAGCGCCGCGCTACTCACAGGCGCGTCCATTTTTGTTGGAACGAGCTTTCCGGCGAAAAGAGTCTCCCCGAACTGCAGGAACGCGTCGCTCGCGTGTGTCTGTGAGAGCCTGGTGCGCCCCAAATTGTTGGAAATTTGAAACTCCGTTTTGTTTTATTCTTATTTCGTTTAGGGGAGAAATACGGATATTTTAAAATACTCTAGATGTATAAATTCCAATTCTTAATTTTACAGCTGAATGCAGAGCAACCCTCCTCCAGTCGACAGGTTGCGCTGTCGGGACTCGCTTCTTCtatctcctctctcttctctccctctctgcatcttctctctttctttgttgtcacctttcctttcctctctctatgcgcatgcatgaattgcatgcgcgttctgcttcctctcctgtcgACGCACGGGCCAAAAAACAGGAGAATACCGccacctgcatgcacagagaggGACGCCTAAACGAGACCCGCgcgtctatatatatgtatatgtacttatatatatatatatacgtacttgtgtgtatatatatatatatatatatatatatgtatatatatgcatcgTCATGATCAGGCTATGTCGGTCCATCGGGATGGAGAAAGCGGTGTCGCCATGTCTAGGTGTACCCGAAGACAGGCGTCTGCGGACGTAGAGACTCGTCTGAGCGTTCttcgtttgtgtctctcggtgcatgcaaatatgCCTTTAGTCGTGTGGAGCACATAAAAcatggaagaaaacgaagaactgCATTTTCCACGAAGAAGCTGGCCCTGCGTCGTGGTATCTTTTGCTGCGATTAGTCTCATTCCAGCGCGAGGCTTTAGTCACTGTCCTCAgacgaaacgagaaaaacgaaagagaagtcACACGACCTTCACAGTCGGATTTTCCGCCCCtcggcgcctctccacaCCTCCTCTTACATCCGACGAAAACGACCTcgggaggcggagagacaTTTGCttttcagtgcatgcagagcagacttttttttttcctcttccagCCAGCATTTGCATGTCAGCTTTGTGAACTACAGCACCCGTCGCGCGTCGCGCAGACTGGCCAAGAGCGCCTCTGCGGCCTTTtgtttttcgcgttcttcttctcgctctcgggGGCTCATGGTTTGAGCTTGACGACATCTGGTAAACGATACGGAAGCATTTTTTTTGTAGACGTCCATCGTTTTCAGAAGCCACCTGAAGCGAGCCACCAGCTTCCTTCCACTCGCAATGTCCTTCTCGGTGCGATGCGACAGAGCCTCAGTCCGGTGACCTGAAGACGCAACTCGAGCCGCCCCCGCCTGCTCTCTCCCCATCCCCgaatcttcttcttcgctgtgctctcgacttccttcgtctcgacGGTCTTGACCTTTTTCAGTGGCAGGTCTGCTCCGGATCTGTTCTCTACAGGTCgcggcctctgtctctgtctcctttggcgtctccgtttcgccGCCGAGCGCGAGCGCCTCTGGGGCGAGGGCCCAGtgctgaaggagacaggcgacggtCGCGTCGGAGACACCGAGGCCGGCGCGGAGGCGCTGGAAGCCGCGGCGCTCCCGAAAGGCCGCTTGGAGCCGAGGCGGCGGCTCCGCTCGCATGCGCCTCGGGAGatcgagtgcatgcacgggGAGGTCCGGAAACGAGGCGAAGGGGGCAAGCAGCAGGtcgccctgtctctcccactgcatgcgctgtaCAGACGCCAGGAGGTGCGTCCAAGGCTGCGCCGCGAGGGCGCGGGCGAgggccttctcctcctcgaggAGCGGCGACAGCGACCGACAAGAGAGCAAGTGAGGACTGAAGCAGAGTGGCGAGAAGGCCGCGCAAGAAGCGACAGGCCGTGGAAGAGCAGACACACGACGCGCCGGAGATCCAGAAGAAGGAccagagaacgaagaagacgaacgagaagaagaggcagaggagaaagaagaagaatcagTAACCGTGTGGGGACGAGGAAGAATAAGAGCCTCGTGTTGAAGAAACAGctcgagagcgacggcgTCAACAATGCCAAGcggcaagagagaaaaagtaACCAATTCTCCCTCGGCTCTCTCGGTacgtcttcgctgtcgcgctAAGAGACTCAGGAGCGTCTGCATGACTCTCAGAGTCTCCGCCAAGCCGCCCAGCCGTTCCGCTCCCGCCGTTCCGGAAACCGACATTCGCTTCACGGTGTCGTCGGTGCCTCCtccatcgtcttcttctcttcttccttctcgcgcgccTGGTCCTCCCGCCGTCCGCGCAGCGCCACCGCGTCCGCCGGGAGACCCCAGGGCAGCTTGCCTCCGCGTCGTCGCTGGAGACGCCTGCGAGATGCCTGGGGGGCTGGccgcggcgagaagagccttgaagctgctgcatgcgcacgcagggagaggcgagaagaggggaTTTGGCaaggcagagacgcccgAGAGGAAGTCGCGACTGCGGGAAGAGTCACGCAACGAGAACTgcgacgccgaagaagcaagagaaaaaggtgaagatgaggaggacgaggacgaagcatGGTTGCATTTCATGGAAGCGAACGACTGAACAGTGTGACGTGAGCCATCCCGACGTCGTTCGCGGGTGCTGGTGAAGCAGTCCTCTCCAGGATGTTCTCCGTCCTCAGCTGACGAATCCACGGAGAAAGCTTCCTCGCCACTCGACATGAGATATGACGCTTCGTCGTCGGgacctgtctctgcttttccagTCTGCTGAAACACCCCAAGAGGCAGACGTTCGGCTTCGCGGTCGAGCTCCGCGAGGCTCAGCTGCCATCTGAAGCCCAAGAGATCTCTTagtttcctttcctcgtctccgagaaaggcgaagaattTCGTGTAAGAGaatttctttcttctgtccctGACGCTCTTCGACTCGTCGCGCTCAACCTTCCCTTCGCTCTCTATCCCCGTTCGGCCTCGTCCCTCCTCATATGGGGCTCTGacagtgtctccttcgccccCCAGCGCCTCGTTGCTCTTATTCTTTGTCTTGTCCGTTTGTGCTCCGTCCTCCATCTCGCTCTCCATATCTACCGAGTCGCCTGCGTCcccctctctgcctctttctccgtctttttcttctacattttctccttctttttctttttcaccttcgttttccttttcttcttctttttctccaagCTCTCGGAGTGCCATCTGagtgagaaggagaagcagccgcaCGCGACCCTCCGCCTCATGCAGGGTGACAGCTCCATCTTCGGAGGcgcctttcgcctctctcttctgtttttcttctccctggtCTCGCTCCATTTCCTTCGCGTTGTCTGGCTCGCCTTGCGCCTCCGATCGCggcgcctgcgtctcctcgaaGAAGTCCtcggaggcgaagagcgggagacgagacaccacgcgcgacagagagagaggcgcagaatGGCGACGCGCGTCCGCGACAGGCGCGACgtctgaagaagagtcgAGCAGCAAGGAACCAGGCAGGCGGGCCATGCAGAAGAGAGCCGAGATCACCGGagcaggaggcagaagatACAAAAGAAGACGGCGCAGCGAAAACGCACAAGGCAGGAACATCAAGAAGCGGACAGACGAATCcgaggaagcaggcgaagaagctgcaggaCGTACGAACTTCACTCTGGATACGTTTTAATGTTAGCTTACAAGATGTCACCAGAACGAAGATCACTTCCCAGGTAGTTCCGTCCGTCGAGTCACAAGCGGTTTCACTGGTTGCCATCATGAAGCTTGACGAGGTCAAAGCACGATGCCAGCAAAGCAGTGAAACGAtggcgagaaagagcgaaacgcgATGCCCCAGTCTGTCGTCTATCCGGCGCGCGCTGCATGTCTTTCCGCGTCACGAGTTCTTCTAAAACTGGAGTCTCGACGAACCTCGCCATTCGCGTAAAGCAACGACGCTCATCACAGTCACCCGTCTTCACCTGAGAACGCACGGGGACTTCCGACTAGCGCGCCTTACCACTTGGCTACGTTTTCTAATCGTAACTATGATTGTAGTTGAAATAGCTCAATTGTAGAGCAAAGGACGTCCAATAGGAGGTTTTTGTTTTTTACCAATTTCCGTAGTCATACTTGTTACACGTGATAAAACGTATTTTAATAGAATTAATACTTTTTTTGACTTAAAACCTAAAGCGCCGTCGTCGCACCCGCAGGCTGCCAGCACGATGCTCGGTGAAGCGCAGATGGTCGATCTCATTAAGAAACTGGAGACGACGACCCGCGAAAGAAtttccacctctctctctcactctctctctcgcttctgcctcgtcgcctctctccttcgccttctgtttccttctctcccgtgtCTTCCTGTGGATCCTTCTCTCACCTGACGAGGTCCGCTGAGCGACGCCTGTTCTCTGCAACCTTTGCCTGCGTTCTGCTTCGAGGGCATTGCGCGCAAGGTCGACAGGCGCAAGCTGGCgagtgaagaggaaacgcagaaccTTCGCGGTCTGGAACCAAACGCGCTCGAGGCCGCCCCAGACGCGCGCCGGCGCGTCCATCGGCGACAGCGCGTCCGGTCGCTGGTCTTCACCGTGCATcaagaacggagaggagaaagaacaagaagaggaaaccgaagaggaagaagagagagaagccgaagaggaaacagaagaggaagaagagagagaagccgaagaaggaggaacagaTCCCGAcaaggaagacggagacgcagaaattGGTGAtgcagaggaagggagagaggacgaaacagaagatgagaaagaggaggcagaTACTATGCAGCGAACTGGCTCACGAGAGCTGTGAAGGGAAGGCGAATCATCGACAGAAGCGCGCGCCACAATCCCTCGACAGCTCTCGTTCGCATCCGCTGTAAGGCGTTTACGGTTCTCTGCCCATGCTCTTTCTCGCTTGACTCTTCGCATCTCCAGAAGCGTTGCCGCAGTCTGCATGAGAGCCGCCGAGTGCAGCAGCACGATGGCGCGGTCTCTGACTGCggtcgggtgtctgtacggccggcggcgtctcctttcgcccgcctgttcttctctgcgagagagtcggagaggccgcgcgagaagagacaagagagagccGTACGTCCACCTGGGGAGGTCGGCCGCAGGCCCTGAGAGCGggagcgtctgcatgcgaggaaggcgaatgACTTCACACAGGtcgggaggcgaagaagaattAACGGAGTCGACCGACGAACAAGCAGCTTGTTCCACACAGGGCGACAAAGCGGTTTGCGAGTGcgacaagaaaggagaagactcGGACGACCCAGAGGCGGTGAGTTGACCCGATGCGTCTTTCGCATTgccctcttcgttttcggatcctctgcgttctccgCAGTCGACCTctcgtctcgctttcttcatttcggcttcctctccccgCACCGCGCCGGGGACGCCACAGCCAGACTCtcttccagcttctccttcggctGTTCTTGCGTCGCAGCCACCCGCTGCAtttgtcgtctctgtccGCAACCGTGCACCGACGGATCGATTCGCTGCTCTAAGTCTCAGAGGGGGAGGAGCGAGCtgaggcaggagaagaagcggccgcagaagaagaaatcccGACGCGGTCACCCCCGCCAAGGCCCACACTGCCGCGCCGTCTCCGCGAGCCTGCCCGAGTAAAGGAGACAccgtcgaggaagaaggagagcaagaagccggtgaagaaaacagacgagaacgcacggctgtctccgagtcggacgcggagaagctgagagacCTGCGAGGCAGAGCGAACGTGAGGGGGACGACGCCGAGCCAgccggagaagagcgagccTACTGCGTCCTCATCgacgagagcagaggaagccaCAGCGGCGGCAAACCGCGCCTTCCGGCCAGAGTacgagggaaacgaagaagcttTGAAGACCTGGAACGCCGGGTGCTCCGAGAGGGGAAAGCGGCGCCCGCTGTCGccagctgtatgtacacccgagaaaAGGGGAACGTCAACCTGCGGCGAGACACCCAAGGGACGGAagcctggagagacagcttttgcagaaggcgccgacgcagacgaaacaCAGCTTTTCTCAGAAGTTCTCGACAGCGGAAAAATGCAGCGGCCAGGTCGGAGACCCAGACGCCACAAAAACCACAGAGCGAcgcggagacgagaggcaatcatgcatgcagaaactgTGCGAAAAATTGCGTTTCCCCCCGATTCGGCTCGCTTTCTAAGGAGTGCCGGCTCTGTTCTCTCGTACATGCATTTCATTACCTGCCAAGATATTTCGAGGTGACTTTGTCGCCGCAGTGCACAGCCCCACTGGGAGGGCAGTGCATCACTCCTCGCCGCTGTCCTTCtagcttcttcctcgtcttcgtttcctctttttctcttctttcggtTTCGACTTCTCCTCATCCGGACAgtctcctctgcatcttcctcgtctgggcggcctgcctctctgtcgcttcttgtCCTTTCATGCGTCCGGTGCTCCTCTCGGTTACTCTCAGAGGTCGAAGAAAGCTCTGAAGACTCGCCGTCCTCGTCTCGCGCCTTCCGCTTCCTTAACCGAGCAGCAGCGCGCTGCTTTCCCGGAGGCCACCGAACAGAAttcgagggagaaggcgaaagaggagaagaaggagaagaagaaggagaagaaggtgaagaagaaggagaagaagaaggtgaagaaggagaaggagaagaaggagaagaaggagaagaaggagaagaagaagagccagTCCTGTTTGCCAGTCCTTCGTGCTCTTCAAGGAGAATGTCGGAGGGCGACGGTAGCGGGGCGAGGCCATGAGGAGAGTaacgaaaagaggagacgacgacatctgtgcttctccagcagaaggcagcgaggagaTCGAACGACGCTTCACACGCGGAGGtcgagaaggcgggagaagcggctgcatgcgtctgccaGAGGAGACTGCGGTACCGGGCGCCCAgctgcgcagagacagaacgcgagGGCCATGGGGAAGGCAAGAGATAAGCGAATCGTGAGCAAAGGCAACTCGTTGACGAAGCGCGAGAGCTCCGCGAGGGATTCCCCGAGAGCGGCACacaacgagggagagacgtcGACTCCCTTGGGGGggaaaaaagggaggagagtCGACAGAGGCAAACGCACcaaggcagcgagagaaggaacaagaagtgagcagaggaagagacgaggacaaagaagacgagagggaaggcgcTGCAAtcggcgaagagaggagatgaTACAGAGGAGCAGCGATTGGGGCTTCGCTATTTGACAAAACGCGGAAGGTACACTTGATTGTGTCTGAAATTGGCGTCAActcccttgttcttcttctttcactcgagttctccctttgtctcctgccctgtctcatcttcttctccctttcctccttGCGTTTGGTTCCTTTCCGACgactgtttcctcttcttcgcttgctgccttcgcctctctctccttctgcctccGCTGTTCTCAAGCCGAccgtctcccttcctctctcgtcgtcttttctctctcagccTCACCAGGTGTCTCGAGGCCTGGAGAGTCAGTGAGGTGAgcggtgcatgcgtcgcacGCAGATCGAAGAGCAGCAGCGAGTCcgaggctgcatgcaccgcggCGAGGAGCGAAGCGTTCACAGGATGAGGCGCGAgcgcagagaacgaggaaaagacgCTTGCGCATTTCCAGTCCAAgtcgaagagcgaagagagcctGTGGGGCCAGGCGTTGTATGTCGGAGGCACTGCGGCCGCCGGGAAGAGACGCTGAagcgtctgccttctctcctgaaaaaacacagaccGGATTGAGACACAAACCGAGGTCCTCGACAAGCCACAGCATTTGCCCTCCGCAGACTGAGATGGCATCTGCCTTATCGTGTGAAAAACAAAACAGATCGAAGCGGCGCTTCATACACGGACGGGTGGTAGTCTCCTGCCTCAGGCCTAGATCCccaagagaacagaggggaCGCAAACAGTCGCTGGACGGCGCGTTGTACGAGGAAGTCAAGAGAAgtgaaggcgaggcagacgcgcAAAGACAGCGACGGAACGGTCCTCGCTGCCGATCGAatgagtgcatgcaagcgagagacacgaaggcGAATCCCTTCCGTCACTCTGCAGGGAGCGGAAGCAgggcagagacacccgaagcGGTTTGAGAtcagagcgaagagagcgcgcCTCAGAGAGCCGCCAGAAccggtggagagacagagaaacgaacgcggGATGGCGCtagggagagaaggaaaacgaagtcTGGCGAAAGACGCGAGGCACCCCACCTCGATGCGGGGGTCTGCACTTGGAATGCGacgccggagaagaaggacgactGGTGACGCCACAGCGAACGCGGAGAATCAGACGCTGCAGGAAGCTGGCAGCGAAGCCTTTCGGAGCCGGAacggacgcagaagacgcaaagcaccgagaggcgacgcacaactcagagacggcagagaccGTATGCAAAAGACGGCAGGCAGCGACGAGGGAGGAACCATATGCGCCAGCGAAGCCTTCGAGAAGAGGGATGACGTCGACGACATGCGATGCATatgagagagagcagaggcaccgaggacagagaagacatcgaggaaagagaaacctggggagaagacgagcctTACCCGGAGGTCGTGTCTCCAAATGCAGTGTCCtgcaagaaggagagaggaaggagagaaggcgtcgTAGGCCAGACACTGAATCGACTCCTCAGCTGCGTCCGTCTGCGCCCACCTCAGGCGCCCCGTCAGGCGCCCGCTGGACGTCGAGGCCGAGGCCGAGGGAagcgcgagcgagagagataCCTGCAGAGGCAAACGAGGTCGCGAGAGGCGCAAGCCGAGACTGAGACGTTGAAGCAAACGCGTTGTCGACGGCAACATGGAGAGCGAACAGCcgcggcagagaaaagaggcgaaCGCGACGAACTCGGCCGCCGGAGACAGTGCAAGAGGAGGACgggggaagcgaaggagagagagtgagagagagagagagagagagagagagtgagagagagagagagagagagagagtgagagagagagagagagagagagagtgagagagagagagagagagagagtgagagagagagagagagagacgcgtcggCACCGGAAAAAAGGCGCGGAACTGCGACAGCGTGAAAGAACGCTGGATGGCCATGGGAGACGCGAGGTTTGAGGCTGTGCCGGGGGAGCCGATcgagaacgaaaaggaacagagacaggagacaccaTCCAACGGCGGAACAGATGCGATCTGTCGCACCATGTCTGTGTCGAGCGCGTTCGGAAATGTCACGAAGAACTCGAGGCGATGCACACAGGCGGACTGACGCCACAGCAAAGTGGAGACATTCTTCTTTCCACATCCGGTTCCAGCAACTCGCCTCCCTttccccgttttttctccttttcttctcccctttgtTCCTCGTTTCCACCGCAGCgatttcgcttctttccctcgCCTTTCGGTGCCCGCCTTGTCGCCTCGTTCCGTCTCTCGCCAGTTTCCTGTCCCTTCGATTCTTGCTTattttgtctcttcctcgcctcgaTTCGGtcgctctccgtcgtcgcctggtctgcttcttcttgctcctctTGTGTTCTCTCTGGCGCTTCCAACGACGCACGAACATACTGCAGTTTATGATTCGAACGAAGAACCGGTTTCATATGTGACAAGTATTCAAAAACTCACCTCAAAGGTAATCTGACATTGCTCTTAGTTTTTTGAACAGTATTGTGCCATCTCTTGCAGTACACATCTGACCCAGGAAACATGAAACACACGAAGACTTGACGCACCTCGCTGGGCCTCTCGGCCCGCCAGACCTTCACTGTCTGCTCGGCGCTGAGCATCGCTACTTCACCGGCGTCAAGCGCGCTCCACTCCGCATTCACGACGAAGTCGCTCGGCCCCCACCAGCGCGACAAGGGTGCGGCAAAGgcacacgaagaagagaaatccTCAGCGCCGACGCGCGGTCCACGCAGCGAGttggaagacgaggagaaagaggatcGAAGGGAGCTCTGGGAAGGCgagcgagaacaagagaggaaagacgtcTGGGAGGAGTTGCGGTCAGGCAGGCGACCCCCGCAAGTTCGGCAccgaggcgacggagaacgAAGTCGGGAGTTGAAGCAACTGTGTCGTCTCCCCTCGATTGCTTCTTCGATGTTCCAAGTTGTTTCGCCCGCAGACGGCGctgtcctctttctctctctttctcgtttcttcttctctcctgaaaCTCCCCGGCCGTAGCGAACATCCACCAGGTGTTCGTACACCACGGACTGCACGATGCTTCTCCTCGACCGATGACTgccttccctcgcttcttctcgatcttcgacttcttctccatcttcgacttcttcctcttcttcctcttcgagcAGACGCAGCGCACTCAGAGTGACGCCCCTGACGGTGCGCGCTAGGATCCATTTTCGATGCGGGTGCTTGTCGTCGACCTTCACTTCTAAAACTCTGCAGGGCGCCGCGCCTCGGTCGAAgtctgctcttccttcgcgCGGGCGCCGGCCCtcgctcgccttcctcccggccgttcttctccctcctggGGAACTTCGGGAAGCAGAGTTACACGAAGAAAAGTCAAAGTGCCGACACCGACCGGTGCTGCGCTCGGTTTCCTCCTCGACGTCTCCAACGCGTTCTCGCCGGAAGCGATTCTCCGACCTCAACTGTCGCCTCGTCTCCGCCATGCTCTCCTCAACATTTCCATCTTCGCGTACTGAATGCAAGTCCCTCCCCAAGTCCTCTGGAGCTCTTACACTCGTCCCTCGACccccttcgccttccgcgCCCACTTTGGCTCCCGCTTccgcttctgcgtttctcttgcgcgtccttctccccttctcgccAGTCGCGCCTGAGGCGGTTGCGGAGACGAACGCATTCGCTCTCGTCGGCTTCAGCCTCTCCACGGCCTGCGCCGCCTCGTGCTCAGCGCCGCAactctcgctgtcgctcgCATCCGTCCAGAAGGCCCTCGGCCTATATTCGAGGAGCCGCCGCGGCTGCACGCGAAAGGCCCCAGCGGCGAACCCAGGCCGATGCCACTCACCGTTCTttgtcgaagaagaggaaggaggtaatttgacttctctctgcttcgacgTCTGGGGTGTCTGGGACTCTCCAcgttcgctctcctctgcgtccgtcTCCTGCTCGCTTTCTCCAGAGAGCTCTCCCGATGCGCCCTCTTCGCCAGCGTCGAAACTGCgtactctctctctttctcccctcgttttccgcaaagaaggcgcagaaagCACAGCGGCATCTGCAAGGTCGTAGCGCAGCGCTGTGAACTGCAGCGCATCCAAACCAGGTCCGAAgccggagacgaggagaggcagagacgcacgGCCCTCGTATCCCCCGTCGGCGACTGCCAGgcgctgtctgtacacctcacAAGGCCTCCCGCAGAACGCGTGAGAGGCGCGAGGACAGGATCGCGGTGGAGAATCCCCAGAAGCTGCGGgtgaggaggcagaagagccagaaagagaagcagacgcgtatgaagacggggaagaacaAGATGAAGCGGAGAGCGGTCGCCGGAGCTCCTCATGACATCGGCTTGCGCCGCCGTCGAGTGAGGGAGAAGAGTCTGTGTCAGAGGCTCGTTCATCGTTCTCGCTCGCACCGTCGTCTTCGTGGctgcttccccttcttctcgccgcgtcgcgtcgctctcgccgtctgcttcctcgacgctctccgtcctccagtcgactgctctctcgcgcctctgctccctcgctctctggcAGGCACATGCACCATttgtctcccgcttcttgCTTGAGAAAGGACGCTGTGGGGAGACTCTTGCCCTCAAATAAGTCGGGGAGGTaggcgacagcgacgccGTTTACTACTTCGCGTCTGAGGAAGTCGCGGGCCAGAGGACTCGAGACACCCGACGCTTCTTCGGCATCTCTGCCGCGTTTCTTTGTGGCCTCGCGAACTCTGCTGGCGTAGGCAGGCGCGACGCCCGCGCCCAAGAcgttcttttcctcgaaaTGCCATTGCtctcggagaaaagaggaaaaaagcgagactgaagaagggaaggcagagagacgcgccacAACCGAACTGCCTGCCCAAACTCCCTGCGTCTGCCACAAAGCTGGAGCAGCATGTGGGCTCCAAAacggggtgtacgtacaccgcgtCGGATGCCCGGAAACGCAGACTGCTGGGGACGCcgaggcagacggagagagaaagagagaagaagacgagctcggagaggaggaagcagacgacgaggCAGAGGGTGACATGGATGGTCAGGGGAAACTCGAGATCTGGAACACGAAAGATGTCCACGAAGCGGCTGTAGAGTGGAACAGGAGAGCGACGGTTGGGGAGCAGGGAGCCagcggagagggaagaagagagaggagacagagagaagacgaagagggaagggcaacacagagaggcaagaagTGATGCTGTAGAAGGAACAAAGTGAGGCGATGGAGACGCGGCGAGGAAACGCGCAAGAGAAGAATccaagaggaaagaaaagataACACAGGAACGGGAGCTGTGCGGATCCGCCTCGTTCCTTCGCAGGTCAGGGAGGAAGTCTTGCAgtggttttttcttcctgcgaAAGCTGGAAGAAACTGAGAATTCTGACAGAAGACGATCGCAAGGAACTCTAAGAAatgtttctccttcgtctcggtTGCTAAAACGCAACTCCCTCGCCACTGCAT includes these proteins:
- a CDS encoding hypothetical protein (encoded by transcript TGME49_220208); translation: MSPSASSSASSSPSSSSSLFLSPSASASPAVCVSGHPTRCTYTPFWSPHAAPALWQTQGVWAGSSVVARLSAFPSSVSLFSSFLREQWHFEEKNVLGAGVAPAYASRVREATKKRGRDAEEASGVSSPLARDFLRREVVNGVAVAYLPDLFEGKSLPTASFLKQEAGDKWCMCLPESEGAEARESSRLEDGERRGSRRRERRDAARRRGSSHEDDGASENDERASDTDSSPSLDGGASRCHEELRRPLSASSCSSPSSYASASLSGSSASSPAASGDSPPRSCPRASHAFCGRPCEVYRQRLAVADGGYEGRASLPLLVSGFGPGLDALQFTALRYDLADAAVLSAPSLRKTRGERERVRSFDAGEEGASGELSGESEQETDAEESERGESQTPQTSKQREVKLPPSSSSTKNGEWHRPGFAAGAFRVQPRRLLEYRPRAFWTDASDSESCGAEHEAAQAVERLKPTRANAFVSATASGATGEKGRRTRKRNAEAEAGAKVGAEGEGGRGTSVRAPEDLGRDLHSVREDGNVEESMAETRRQLRSENRFRRERVGDVEEETERSTGRCRHFDFSSCNSASRSSPGGRRTAGRKASEGRRPREGRADFDRGAAPCRVLEVKVDDKHPHRKWILARTVRGVTLSALRLLEEEEEEEVEDGEEVEDREEAREGSHRSRRSIVQSVVYEHLVDVRYGRGVSGEKKKRERERKRTAPSAGETTWNIEEAIEGRRHSCFNSRLRSPSPRCRTCGGRLPDRNSSQTSFLSCSRSPSQSSLRSSFSSSSNSLRGPRVGAEDFSSSCAFAAPLSRWWGPSDFVVNAEWSALDAGEVAMLSAEQTVKVWRAERPSEVSLSLALPSASASTSSGRLTGRLRWAQTDAAEESIQCLAYDAFSPSSLLLAGHCIWRHDLRERRQTLQRLFPAAAVPPTYNAWPHRLSSLFDLDWKCASVFSSFSALAPHPVNASLLAAVHAASDSLLLFDLRATHAPLTSLTLQASRHLLGARYRSLLWQTHAAASPAFSTSACEASFDLLAAFCWRSTDVVVSSFRYSPHGLAPLPSPSDILLEEHEGLANRTGSSSSPSSPSSPSSPSPSSPSSSPSSSPSSPSSSPSSPLSPSPSNSVRWPPGKQRAAARLRKRKARDEDGESSELSSTSESNREEHRTHERTRSDREAGRPDEEDAEETVRMRRSRNRKKRKRGNEDEEEARRTAARSDALPSQWGCALRRQSHLEISWQVDVPLFSGVHTAGDSGRRFPLSEHPAFQVFKASSFPSYSGRKARFAAAVASSALVDEDAVGSLFSGWLGVVPLTFALPRRSLSFSASDSETAVRSRLFSSPASCSPSSSTVSPLLGQARGDGAAVWALAGVTASGFLLLRPLLLLPQLAPPPLRLRAANRSVGARLRTETTNAAGGCDARTAEGEAGRESGCGVPGAVRGEEAEMKKARREVDCGERRGSENEEGNAKDASGQLTASGSSESSPFLSHSQTALSPCVEQAACSSVDSVNSSSPPDLCEVIRLPRMQTLPLSGPAADLPRWTYGSLLSLLARPLRLSRREEQAGERRRRRPYRHPTAVRDRAIVLLHSAALMQTAATLLEMRRVKRERAWAENRKRLTADANESCRGIVARASVDDSPSLHSSREPVRCIVSASSFSSSVSSSLPSSASPISASPSSLSGSVPPSSASLSSSSSVSSSASLSSSSSVSSSCSFSSPFLMHGEDQRPDALSPMDAPARVWGGLERVWFQTAKVLRFLFTRQLAPVDLARNALEAERRQRLQRTGVAQRTSSDVAPVADARRHSAPLSLSRVVSRLPLFASEDFFEETQAPRSEAQGEPDNAKEMERDQGEEKQKREAKGASEDGAVTLHEAEGRVRLLLLLTQMALRELGEKEEEKENEGEKEKEGENVEEKDGERGREGDAGDSVDMESEMEDGAQTDKTKNKSNEALGGEGDTVRAPYEEGRGRTGIESEGKVERDESKSVRDRRKKFSYTKFFAFLGDEERKLRDLLGFRWQLSLAELDREAERLPLGVFQQTGKAETGPDDEASYLMSSGEEAFSVDSSAEDGEHPGEDCFTSTRERRRDGSRHTVQSFASMKCNHASSSSSSSSPFSLASSASQFSLRDSSRSRDFLSGVSALPNPLFSPLPACACSSFKALLAAASPPGISQASPATTRRQAALGSPGGRGGAARTAGGPGAREGRREEDDGGGTDDTVKRMSVSGTAGAERLGGLAETLRVMQTLLSLLARQRRRTERAEGELVTFSLLPLGIVDAVALELFLQHEALILPRPHTVTDSSSFSSASSSRSSSSFSGPSSGSPARRVSALPRPVASCAAFSPLCFSPHLLSCRSLSPLLEEEKALARALAAQPWTHLLASVQRMQWERQGDLLLAPFASFPDLPVHALDLPRRMRAEPPPRLQAAFRERRGFQRLRAGLGVSDATVACLLQHWALAPEALALGGETETPKETETEAATCREQIRSRPATEKGQDRRDEGSREHSEEEDSGMGREQAGAARVASSGHRTEALSHRTEKDIASGRKLVARFRWLLKTMDVYKKNASVSFTRCRQAQTMSPREREEEREKQKAAEALLASLRDARRVL